From Deinococcus aestuarii, one genomic window encodes:
- a CDS encoding S1C family serine protease, with product MRPLPWLPVLLLLALAAYLLPERLSLPGVGTAAPSTPPAVSRTLPNALPEETRALFERSRPATVQVESVDPSTREAGLGTGFFISPDGQVLTAYHVVSSGQLFQIRTLSGRTYRARLTAYDAQADVALLTVQGRGPFPVLNLATRPPRVGETVLAIGNSGGDFLQPRRGQLLSLSAQAGRADFPQGTLEMTAPLAPGDSGGPVIDGNGQAIGVVSYIRLDESNQTRASYAVPVTEGNRLIEALRRGEQRDVPVVGLVFDLNHSGFTNPAGAVVSRVARGSPAAAAGLRGSALDTNGNLAALGDIITTVDGARTRNADEVITAIRRAQVGDTISLGYVRDGEARETTITLVAKRSVPDLRE from the coding sequence GTGCGCCCCCTGCCCTGGCTTCCCGTGCTGCTGCTGCTCGCGCTGGCGGCCTACCTGCTGCCGGAACGCCTGAGCCTGCCGGGGGTCGGGACCGCCGCGCCGTCCACCCCGCCCGCCGTCTCACGGACGCTGCCGAACGCGCTGCCCGAGGAGACCCGCGCGCTGTTCGAGCGCTCGCGCCCCGCGACCGTGCAGGTCGAGAGCGTTGACCCCAGCACACGGGAAGCGGGGCTGGGCACGGGCTTTTTCATCTCCCCGGACGGGCAGGTGCTCACCGCGTACCACGTGGTCTCCAGCGGGCAACTCTTCCAGATTCGCACCCTCTCGGGCCGCACGTACCGGGCCCGGCTCACGGCCTACGACGCGCAGGCGGACGTGGCCCTGCTGACGGTGCAGGGGCGCGGGCCCTTCCCGGTCCTCAACCTCGCCACCCGCCCGCCGCGCGTCGGCGAGACGGTGCTCGCCATCGGCAACAGCGGCGGCGACTTCCTGCAACCGCGCCGGGGGCAACTGCTGAGCCTCTCGGCCCAGGCGGGGCGGGCCGACTTCCCGCAGGGCACGCTGGAGATGACGGCGCCCCTGGCGCCCGGCGACAGCGGCGGCCCGGTGATCGACGGCAACGGGCAGGCCATTGGCGTGGTGAGCTACATCCGGCTCGACGAGAGCAACCAGACCCGCGCGAGCTACGCCGTGCCCGTCACCGAGGGCAACCGGCTGATCGAGGCCCTCAGGAGGGGCGAGCAGCGCGACGTGCCGGTGGTGGGGCTGGTCTTCGACCTCAACCACAGCGGCTTCACGAACCCCGCCGGGGCCGTCGTCTCGCGGGTGGCGCGGGGCAGCCCCGCCGCCGCCGCCGGGCTGCGCGGCTCGGCGCTCGACACGAACGGGAACCTCGCGGCGCTCGGCGACATCATCACCACCGTGGACGGCGCGCGCACCCGCAACGCCGACGAGGTGATCACCGCCATCCGCCGCGCGCAGGTGGGAGACACCATCTCGCTGGGCTACGTCCGCGACGGCGAGGCCCGCGAGACCACGATCACCCTCGTCGCCAAGCGCAGCGTGCCCGACCTGCGGGAATGA
- a CDS encoding aldose 1-epimerase encodes MTHRIETVSSEAMTLDILPNLGASVLGLRAASGRPVMRAVDPESVETSSQCACFTLLPYSNRIRDARFTFGGREVQLRVTTKDGLTQHGDVRNRPWQVTRVSDAQLRCDFDSRAFPDVNWPWAFTARVEYVLHGPHLDLGVTLTNADTAEMPAGLGLHPYFARRQDGEDPRLTFDAPLTYETDGRSLPTGPARPVRPGEDYRMGSVVGERQVDRVYTAWDGVARLDWAERSLILTADAVYSHLVVFTAPDGSLALEPVSHATDAFNLAARGVGGTDMRTLAPGQSLAGAARITLEGDWSC; translated from the coding sequence GTGACACACCGAATCGAGACCGTCTCCAGCGAGGCGATGACCCTGGACATCCTCCCCAACCTCGGCGCGAGCGTGCTGGGGCTACGGGCCGCCTCGGGCCGTCCGGTGATGCGCGCGGTGGACCCGGAAAGCGTGGAGACGAGCAGCCAGTGCGCCTGCTTCACCCTCCTCCCCTATTCCAACCGCATCCGGGACGCGCGCTTCACCTTCGGGGGGCGAGAGGTCCAGCTCCGCGTCACGACGAAGGACGGCCTCACCCAGCACGGCGACGTGCGGAACCGTCCGTGGCAGGTCACCCGCGTCTCGGACGCTCAGCTCCGCTGCGACTTCGACAGCCGGGCCTTTCCCGACGTGAACTGGCCCTGGGCCTTTACCGCCCGCGTCGAGTACGTGCTCCACGGCCCTCACCTCGACCTGGGCGTGACGCTGACGAACGCCGATACCGCCGAGATGCCCGCCGGGCTGGGCCTGCACCCCTACTTCGCCCGGCGGCAGGACGGGGAGGACCCGCGGCTCACCTTCGACGCTCCACTCACCTACGAGACCGACGGGCGCAGCCTGCCCACCGGCCCCGCGCGCCCGGTGCGGCCCGGGGAGGACTACCGCATGGGAAGCGTCGTCGGCGAGCGGCAGGTGGACCGGGTGTATACCGCCTGGGACGGCGTGGCGCGGCTCGACTGGGCGGAGCGGTCGCTGATCCTCACCGCCGACGCCGTGTATTCACACCTCGTCGTGTTCACCGCGCCCGACGGCAGCCTCGCCCTGGAGCCCGTTTCACACGCGACGGACGCCTTCAACCTCGCCGCACGGGGGGTGGGCGGTACGGACATGCGGACGCTCGCCCCCGGGCAGAGTCTGGCGGGGGCGGCGAGGATCACGCTGGAGGGGGACTGGTCGTGCTGA